In the Campylobacter showae genome, one interval contains:
- a CDS encoding alanine/glycine:cation symporter family protein, protein MNDEMSLANDFLYGYFLVIMLVLTGIYFSYITRFVQFRMFFEACKVLVEKKDKYNKHHLTPFQALMISTASRVGIGNIAGISAAIVSGGPGALFWMCLMAFLGAASAFAESTLAQIYKTKDVFGFKGGPAYYIKNGLGIKWMATLFAVILIITYAYGFNGLQSYTMTSAFQIYYDQSAGATSFSDSGLPVGIGIILTAFAAVMFFSKSHVIGKVSSYIVPFMALAYILLAFIAICLNLDKLPAVFDMIMKSAFDFKAIFGGFAGSVIVYGIKRGLFSNEAGMGSAPNAAAAAHTSHPVKQGLVQAMAVFIDMTICVASGMIVLFSQDYITKQTGASGEVLTALPLVQAAMREYYGEIGLHFTTLAVVLFAITSLIGNYYYAQANIKYLTKNHKIAIAFKLTAVAMIFVGAQMNLTIAWNIADITMAAMATINIAAIFMLSKVMIKALKDYELQRKAGLNPEFDPESIGIANTTCWRKK, encoded by the coding sequence ATGAACGACGAGATGTCGCTAGCCAACGACTTTTTATACGGCTATTTTTTGGTTATCATGCTCGTTCTTACCGGTATTTATTTTAGCTACATTACTAGATTCGTGCAGTTTAGGATGTTTTTCGAGGCTTGCAAAGTCTTAGTCGAGAAAAAGGATAAATACAACAAGCACCACCTCACGCCCTTTCAAGCGCTTATGATCTCCACCGCCTCGCGAGTGGGCATCGGAAATATCGCCGGCATCTCCGCCGCTATCGTATCAGGCGGACCGGGCGCGCTATTTTGGATGTGTTTGATGGCTTTTTTGGGCGCGGCTTCGGCATTTGCCGAGAGTACACTAGCTCAAATTTACAAGACCAAAGACGTGTTTGGCTTTAAAGGCGGACCGGCATACTACATCAAAAACGGCCTAGGTATCAAGTGGATGGCGACCCTTTTTGCCGTCATTCTCATCATCACGTACGCATACGGATTTAACGGCCTACAAAGCTACACCATGACCTCCGCCTTTCAAATTTACTACGACCAAAGCGCGGGCGCTACAAGCTTTAGCGATAGCGGCTTGCCCGTGGGAATCGGTATCATCCTAACGGCATTTGCGGCGGTGATGTTTTTTAGCAAGAGTCACGTCATCGGCAAGGTTAGCTCCTATATCGTGCCTTTCATGGCGCTTGCTTACATCCTGCTAGCCTTTATCGCGATCTGCTTAAATTTAGACAAGCTCCCGGCCGTCTTTGATATGATCATGAAAAGCGCCTTTGATTTTAAGGCGATATTCGGCGGATTTGCAGGCAGCGTGATCGTCTACGGTATCAAGCGCGGCCTGTTTTCAAACGAAGCCGGCATGGGTTCTGCGCCAAACGCGGCCGCCGCGGCTCATACTAGCCACCCCGTAAAGCAAGGACTCGTACAGGCGATGGCGGTTTTTATAGATATGACGATCTGCGTGGCTTCCGGCATGATAGTGCTTTTCTCGCAGGACTATATCACAAAACAAACCGGCGCTAGCGGAGAAGTTTTAACCGCGCTTCCTTTGGTACAGGCTGCTATGCGCGAGTACTACGGCGAGATCGGCCTTCACTTTACGACGCTTGCAGTGGTGCTTTTTGCTATTACCTCGCTGATCGGCAACTACTACTACGCGCAGGCAAATATAAAATACCTTACCAAAAATCACAAAATCGCCATAGCTTTTAAGCTAACGGCGGTCGCGATGATATTCGTCGGAGCGCAGATGAACCTAACTATCGCCTGGAATATCGCCGATATCACGATGGCAGCGATGGCTACGATAAATATCGCGGCGATCTTTATGCTATCAAAAGTCATGATAAAAGCCCTAAAAGACTACGAATTGCAAAGAAAAGCTGGGCTAAATCCGGAATTTGACCCTGAGAGCATAGGCATCGCAAACACAACTTGCTGGAGAAAAAAATGA
- a CDS encoding M23 family metallopeptidase yields the protein MKKIILAVLICLNSSAKVQGGAPSQTQTIVNGDVEIVHVEAKFAGNLSIDGKKKRWLSVPGDENLKFAIVAASYRQKGEIKLINGLKSGDETIVFKIVEGEYKKEKITVEGSKVTPPKDVLKRIEEEREEANKIYATANVGLKFGSKFILPMSSMVTSPFGTARVFNGTLKSYHGGTDFRAAVGTSVVAANDGVVVIAKDRYYAGGSVVIDHGEGIYTQYYHLSALNVKVGQSVKKGDIIALSGASGRVSGPHLHFGVIAGGVQVNPINFVKKINEILN from the coding sequence ATGAAAAAAATTATTTTAGCCGTTTTGATTTGTTTAAATTCGAGCGCAAAAGTACAGGGCGGCGCGCCTAGCCAAACTCAGACGATCGTAAACGGCGACGTCGAGATAGTACACGTGGAGGCTAAATTTGCCGGAAATTTAAGCATTGACGGCAAGAAAAAGCGCTGGCTTAGCGTGCCCGGGGATGAAAATTTAAAATTTGCCATCGTCGCCGCCAGCTACCGTCAAAAGGGCGAAATAAAGCTAATAAACGGGCTTAAAAGCGGCGATGAGACGATAGTTTTTAAGATCGTAGAGGGCGAATATAAAAAAGAAAAAATAACCGTCGAAGGCAGCAAAGTAACTCCGCCAAAAGACGTGCTAAAGCGTATCGAGGAGGAGCGCGAGGAGGCGAATAAAATTTACGCGACGGCTAATGTCGGGCTAAAATTTGGCTCCAAATTTATCCTGCCGATGAGTTCTATGGTCACGAGTCCGTTCGGCACCGCGCGCGTATTTAACGGCACTTTAAAGAGCTATCACGGCGGCACGGACTTTAGAGCGGCGGTCGGCACGTCCGTAGTCGCGGCAAACGACGGCGTAGTCGTCATAGCAAAAGACCGCTACTATGCGGGCGGATCCGTGGTGATCGATCACGGCGAGGGCATCTACACGCAGTACTATCATCTAAGCGCGCTAAACGTCAAAGTCGGACAAAGCGTCAAAAAAGGCGACATCATCGCGCTTAGCGGTGCTAGCGGGCGAGTGAGCGGGCCGCACCTGCACTTTGGCGTGATCGCCGGCGGCGTGCAGGTAAATCCGATAAATTTCGTCAAAAAAATCAACGAAATTTTAAATTAA
- a CDS encoding Cys/Met metabolism pyridoxal-phosphate-dependent enzyme: MNLTSTTRLPLDHMISGALIGAIAAGGVGILNYKKGSASKAEVVAKTTKTAIQGGIVTACAISASNKLVSARYFAAAVTVAVGIAGVVATEKLIKNLEESK, translated from the coding sequence ATGAATTTAACATCAACAACCAGACTCCCACTAGACCATATGATAAGCGGCGCGCTAATCGGCGCGATAGCAGCCGGCGGCGTAGGCATACTAAACTATAAAAAAGGTAGCGCAAGCAAGGCCGAAGTAGTCGCAAAAACGACCAAAACCGCGATCCAAGGCGGTATCGTCACGGCATGCGCCATTAGCGCGTCAAATAAACTAGTCTCTGCACGCTATTTTGCCGCGGCCGTCACCGTAGCCGTAGGTATCGCAGGCGTTGTCGCGACGGAGAAACTAATCAAAAATTTAGAGGAAAGTAAATGA
- a CDS encoding heavy metal translocating P-type ATPase, protein MTPKNNVRIAHLTKNRVRFVCERIGEDCDESRLEAQISEFRYAKSVRVNKKAKSIIVGFESNLNEIKEFIENLPIANFNKRKNSPSKAEIYKAATALAITPLISSNGVKAMASLIAAAPLLKEGASEAVNEGITSKVLEATAVGVSLARRDFLAANSTNLMLTIGEYMEESAVHRSDDLIKELARPNIEEVWIEINDHGKKSLKKIPTVDVKIGDIVVVGAGESIGIDGYIVEGTASVNQVSMTGEAEPVKKERGDRVMSGTVVEDGRIKIWAESIAAESATARIKSYIQSSLNEKSAVGLKATKLADKLVPVTLSLAGVSYLLSRDMTRVASVLQADYSCALKLATPVAFKSSISKAGRNGVLIKGAKAIEALASADTFVFDKTGTLTHGSLSVVKVHSFKKEFTEAQLLNLTASAEEHYFHPVAEAIVKAAREIGFHHIHHDEVEFIVAHGVKTYVGGKEVVIGSRHFLEDDEQISFSKHEEIIKSEVDSGLTLLYVGYDKELLGVIAMRDTMRENAAQTLAKLRKLGVKELIMLTGDVQSKADQVASELGIDRVYANCLPTDKAGIIEQLKAEGKKVAFVGDGINDAPSLTKAHVGISMQKGADIAKATADISLLKDDIGSVAVAKDVANKTMRLINTNFNATVGINSLILAGATFGLFNPIATAVLHNGTTIGLLANSMKGVKIGAK, encoded by the coding sequence TTGACTCCCAAAAATAATGTTCGCATCGCGCACCTGACTAAAAACCGCGTGCGCTTCGTCTGCGAACGCATCGGCGAGGACTGCGACGAGAGCCGCTTGGAGGCTCAAATTTCGGAGTTTAGGTACGCAAAAAGCGTCAGGGTAAACAAAAAAGCAAAAAGTATCATCGTCGGCTTTGAGTCGAATTTAAACGAAATCAAAGAGTTCATCGAAAATTTGCCGATCGCAAATTTTAACAAGCGAAAAAATAGCCCGAGCAAGGCTGAGATTTATAAGGCGGCAACGGCTCTAGCCATCACGCCTCTTATAAGTAGCAACGGCGTAAAGGCTATGGCTAGCCTGATAGCCGCCGCTCCGCTGTTAAAAGAAGGCGCAAGCGAAGCCGTAAACGAAGGCATAACCTCAAAAGTACTCGAAGCCACCGCAGTGGGCGTGAGCTTAGCTAGGCGCGACTTTTTAGCGGCAAATAGCACGAATCTCATGCTAACTATCGGCGAATACATGGAAGAAAGCGCCGTACACCGCAGCGACGACCTCATCAAAGAGCTAGCCCGCCCGAACATCGAAGAGGTCTGGATCGAGATAAATGATCACGGCAAAAAATCTCTCAAAAAAATCCCGACCGTAGACGTTAAAATAGGCGACATCGTAGTCGTCGGTGCAGGCGAGAGCATCGGCATCGACGGCTATATCGTGGAGGGCACCGCAAGCGTAAATCAAGTCTCAATGACGGGCGAAGCAGAACCCGTCAAAAAAGAGCGCGGCGACCGCGTGATGAGCGGAACCGTCGTCGAGGACGGACGCATAAAAATCTGGGCCGAGAGCATAGCAGCCGAAAGCGCGACTGCTAGGATAAAATCCTACATCCAAAGCTCGCTAAACGAAAAATCGGCCGTCGGACTAAAAGCTACGAAGCTAGCCGACAAACTAGTGCCCGTGACGTTAAGTCTAGCCGGCGTTTCGTATCTGCTTAGCCGCGATATGACTCGCGTAGCTAGCGTGTTGCAGGCGGACTACTCCTGCGCGCTAAAGCTAGCCACGCCCGTCGCCTTTAAATCAAGTATCTCAAAAGCCGGCCGCAACGGCGTACTGATAAAGGGCGCTAAAGCTATCGAAGCGCTAGCGAGCGCCGATACTTTCGTCTTTGATAAAACAGGCACGCTAACGCACGGCAGCCTAAGCGTCGTGAAAGTTCACTCGTTTAAAAAAGAATTTACCGAAGCACAGCTGTTAAATTTGACCGCAAGCGCTGAGGAGCACTACTTCCACCCGGTAGCCGAGGCCATCGTAAAGGCCGCGCGCGAGATAGGTTTTCACCACATCCACCACGACGAGGTCGAGTTTATCGTCGCTCACGGCGTAAAAACATACGTAGGCGGCAAAGAGGTCGTGATCGGCTCGCGGCATTTTTTAGAGGACGACGAGCAAATTTCATTTAGCAAACATGAAGAAATCATAAAAAGCGAAGTAGATAGCGGACTCACGCTACTTTACGTAGGCTACGACAAAGAGCTCTTAGGCGTCATCGCTATGCGCGACACCATGCGAGAAAACGCCGCGCAGACACTAGCAAAGCTACGAAAACTAGGCGTAAAAGAGCTCATTATGCTAACGGGCGACGTGCAGTCTAAAGCCGATCAGGTAGCAAGCGAGCTAGGCATCGATAGAGTCTATGCAAACTGCCTACCTACCGATAAAGCAGGCATCATCGAGCAGCTAAAAGCCGAAGGTAAAAAAGTAGCATTCGTCGGAGACGGCATCAACGATGCGCCAAGCCTCACCAAAGCGCACGTAGGCATCAGTATGCAAAAGGGCGCCGACATAGCAAAAGCAACCGCCGACATCAGCCTACTAAAAGACGACATCGGCTCGGTCGCCGTCGCAAAAGACGTCGCAAATAAAACTATGAGGCTGATAAATACGAATTTTAACGCTACCGTCGGCATAAACTCCCTCATCCTAGCGGGCGCAACGTTTGGCCTTTTTAACCCTATCGCCACAGCCGTTTTACACAACGGTACGACGATCGGACTGCTGGCAAATTCGATGAAAGGCGTCAAGATAGGCGCGAAGTAA
- a CDS encoding helicase — MNISGQLLNLQTHRKVAKIGMSVTLATVCLTALGLKGRNKSRCEKLHTIAGVAFVGFSLYHAGLYENGIFRNMIVNANKKNAEAKRLASDDKA; from the coding sequence ATGAACATAAGCGGACAACTTTTAAATTTACAAACCCATAGAAAAGTCGCAAAAATCGGCATGAGCGTCACTCTGGCCACCGTTTGCCTAACGGCGCTAGGGCTTAAAGGCAGAAATAAAAGCCGCTGCGAGAAGCTGCATACGATCGCAGGCGTCGCGTTCGTCGGCTTTTCGCTATATCACGCGGGACTCTACGAAAACGGCATCTTTAGAAACATGATCGTAAACGCAAACAAGAAAAACGCCGAAGCAAAGAGGCTAGCAAGCGATGATAAAGCTTAG
- a CDS encoding Fur family transcriptional regulator — MHTFDKFYMKFLELLRDYGYKNSAAKEQILKILFSSDEHLSASEIQTKIKREFRRNVSLTAIYQFLNFLQDFGLVLSFEESGINRFELNLKSHHDHLICVKCGAAESFFDKYIEKKQEQICKSSDFKLEGHAMILYGICPKCQNK, encoded by the coding sequence ATGCACACTTTTGATAAATTTTATATGAAATTTTTAGAGCTTTTACGGGATTACGGATATAAAAATTCCGCCGCAAAAGAGCAAATTTTAAAAATTTTATTTTCCAGCGACGAGCATCTTAGTGCAAGCGAGATACAAACCAAGATCAAAAGAGAATTTAGACGAAACGTGAGTCTCACGGCGATCTATCAGTTTTTAAATTTTTTGCAGGACTTTGGTCTCGTTTTGAGCTTTGAAGAGAGCGGGATAAATAGATTCGAGCTAAATTTAAAGTCGCATCACGATCATCTAATCTGCGTAAAATGCGGCGCGGCAGAGAGTTTTTTCGATAAATATATAGAAAAAAAACAAGAGCAAATTTGTAAAAGCTCAGACTTTAAACTCGAAGGCCATGCGATGATTTTATACGGAATTTGTCCAAAGTGCCAAAACAAATAG
- a CDS encoding HMA2 domain-containing protein — translation MSAAPHIPSELVLRIASYFTPIHHVAGRLRVRVSSDIKKEADSLPLEKIDQTIKQIDGIKNVKFNKLIGSATIEYDHEIFPKKMWDDLLKGQNLHEISALINNLAQKATGGAR, via the coding sequence ATGAGCGCAGCGCCACATATACCATCGGAGTTAGTCTTACGCATAGCTTCGTATTTTACGCCGATCCACCACGTCGCAGGCCGTTTAAGAGTCCGCGTCAGCAGCGATATCAAAAAAGAAGCGGACAGCTTGCCGTTAGAAAAAATAGATCAAACGATCAAGCAAATAGACGGCATAAAAAACGTCAAATTTAACAAGCTAATCGGCTCCGCAACGATCGAGTACGACCATGAAATTTTCCCGAAAAAGATGTGGGACGATCTGCTAAAAGGCCAAAATTTGCACGAAATTTCAGCTCTCATCAACAACCTAGCTCAAAAAGCTACCGGCGGCGCAAGATGA
- a CDS encoding class I SAM-dependent methyltransferase — translation MKSYQDINKETIDRWVKEGWEWGKPISSEQYLSAKGGDYVVFLTPTVPVPSGWLGNLKDKSVLGLASGGGQQMPIFAALGAKCTVFDLSSEQIKSELSVAAREGYEINALQGDMTKAFPFADEAFDVIFHPVSNCYVEDVEHIFKEAYRVLKKGGVLLSGLNNEINYIIDGNEERIVWSMPFNPLKDEKAMDFMVSQKSGVQFSHNLTEQIGGQLKAGFTLVDIYEDTNGTGRLHDLNIKTYIATKSVK, via the coding sequence ATGAAATCATATCAAGATATAAACAAAGAAACGATAGATAGGTGGGTCAAGGAAGGCTGGGAGTGGGGCAAGCCCATTTCTAGCGAGCAGTATCTGAGTGCAAAAGGCGGTGACTACGTCGTTTTCTTAACGCCGACCGTTCCTGTTCCTAGCGGGTGGCTCGGAAATTTAAAAGACAAGAGCGTCCTGGGACTGGCATCTGGCGGAGGGCAACAAATGCCTATATTTGCGGCTTTAGGCGCAAAGTGTACCGTGTTTGACCTATCATCCGAGCAAATAAAATCCGAACTTTCGGTAGCCGCTAGAGAGGGCTATGAGATAAACGCTCTGCAGGGTGATATGACTAAAGCTTTTCCTTTTGCGGACGAGGCTTTTGACGTTATTTTCCATCCCGTCTCAAACTGCTACGTAGAGGACGTGGAGCATATTTTTAAAGAAGCTTATAGGGTTTTAAAAAAGGGCGGCGTCTTGCTTTCTGGGCTAAACAACGAAATCAACTATATCATCGATGGCAATGAGGAGCGGATAGTTTGGAGTATGCCGTTTAATCCGCTAAAAGACGAAAAAGCTATGGATTTTATGGTTTCGCAAAAATCGGGAGTGCAATTTTCTCATAATCTAACCGAGCAAATAGGCGGGCAGCTAAAGGCCGGCTTTACACTCGTCGATATATACGAAGATACGAACGGCACCGGCAGGCTACATGATCTGAATATAAAAACGTATATCGCTACTAAATCGGTTAAATAA
- the modD gene encoding ModD protein, which produces MIKLSDAEILAYIGEDLPYFDLTTSLQGIRKNAVLTILPREDVTVSCVDVAAGIARLLGCEAQICVPNSAIAATKEPIVKISGSYDDVHKAWKLAQICLEYACKIATYARAMNETAKSVNPKCEILATRKSFPFAKKFCLKAVLEGGCGIHRLNLSDSVLFFKNHIKAYGSYEEFLAQIPTFKAKAPERKIAVECENLDDCEALLKAGADVVQCDKFTPGAVKQAVDLRDKIAPNAALVASGGINLKNVREFASAGADALVTSAMYTQGMADITAVLELV; this is translated from the coding sequence ATGATAAAGCTTAGCGACGCCGAAATTTTAGCCTATATCGGCGAAGATCTACCCTACTTCGATCTCACGACCTCGCTTCAAGGCATCCGCAAAAACGCCGTTTTAACCATACTGCCGCGCGAGGACGTGACGGTTAGTTGCGTAGACGTCGCGGCCGGCATCGCCAGGCTGCTTGGCTGCGAGGCGCAAATTTGCGTCCCAAACTCAGCCATCGCCGCCACAAAAGAACCGATCGTAAAAATTAGCGGCAGCTACGACGACGTGCACAAAGCCTGGAAACTAGCGCAAATTTGCCTAGAGTACGCCTGCAAGATCGCCACCTACGCAAGAGCGATGAACGAGACGGCCAAAAGCGTAAATCCAAAATGCGAAATCCTAGCCACGCGCAAGAGCTTCCCGTTTGCTAAGAAATTTTGCCTAAAAGCCGTGCTTGAGGGCGGCTGCGGCATACATAGGCTAAATTTGAGCGATAGCGTGCTATTTTTCAAAAATCACATCAAGGCCTACGGCTCGTATGAGGAGTTTTTGGCTCAAATTCCAACCTTTAAAGCAAAAGCCCCCGAGCGCAAAATCGCCGTCGAGTGCGAAAATTTAGATGATTGCGAAGCGCTTTTAAAGGCTGGCGCCGACGTCGTGCAGTGTGATAAATTTACGCCGGGGGCGGTAAAGCAAGCAGTAGATCTACGAGATAAAATCGCTCCAAACGCAGCCCTAGTCGCAAGCGGCGGGATAAATCTAAAAAACGTCCGAGAATTTGCTAGCGCCGGCGCGGACGCGCTCGTTACGTCAGCTATGTACACGCAAGGTATGGCAGATATCACGGCGGTTTTGGAGTTAGTTTAA
- a CDS encoding lipid-binding SYLF domain-containing protein, whose translation MRNFFKLALCLMLLSGAAFAELTQNQRVKTALNILDTFGQDNEKLAEKNRKINLKDVKGIVIIPDLVKSGFIISGHNGSGIFVAKNDDNEWSSPIFVDFRGGGIGAQAGYQSSDLIILFKSSRSYDGLVNGKGTLDISVDAAIMGVGEKAAAMTDLPEISAFGVSKSKERGIFFGVSLNASNLVINMQDTNDYYERMYAIEDIYNNSPKDSRYTKKLKEIINKYFESEK comes from the coding sequence ATGCGAAATTTTTTCAAACTGGCGCTTTGCCTCATGTTGCTATCCGGTGCTGCCTTTGCCGAGCTCACGCAAAATCAAAGGGTAAAAACGGCACTCAATATCCTAGATACGTTTGGACAAGATAACGAAAAACTTGCCGAAAAAAATAGAAAAATCAACCTAAAAGACGTCAAGGGCATCGTAATTATCCCGGATCTCGTTAAAAGCGGATTTATAATCAGCGGACATAACGGAAGCGGTATTTTCGTAGCTAAAAACGATGACAACGAGTGGAGCAGCCCGATATTCGTGGATTTTAGAGGCGGCGGCATAGGCGCGCAAGCAGGCTACCAATCAAGCGATTTGATAATACTTTTTAAATCAAGCAGATCTTACGACGGTTTAGTAAACGGTAAAGGCACCCTAGATATTAGCGTCGATGCCGCTATAATGGGAGTCGGCGAAAAAGCTGCCGCGATGACGGATCTACCTGAGATTTCGGCATTTGGCGTATCAAAATCGAAAGAGAGAGGAATATTTTTCGGCGTTAGCCTAAACGCGTCAAATTTAGTTATAAATATGCAAGATACCAACGACTACTACGAGAGAATGTACGCGATCGAAGATATCTACAACAACTCTCCGAAAGACTCAAGATATACTAAAAAGCTAAAAGAAATAATAAATAAATATTTTGAAAGCGAAAAATAA
- a CDS encoding YtxH domain-containing protein — MKNPYINQTQAVNQLNDDGSTTTTTTTVKTTGAPSAFDRGINDALKDFVPANFNAAGFIKGALIGGVVAYVLTNENAQKALFSAIAKGSNLLQAGFEELKERFEDVKAEIDSQK, encoded by the coding sequence ATGAAAAACCCATACATCAATCAAACTCAAGCAGTAAATCAGCTAAACGACGACGGTAGCACGACGACTACGACTACGACGGTAAAGACTACCGGCGCGCCAAGCGCGTTTGACCGCGGCATAAACGACGCGCTAAAAGACTTTGTCCCGGCAAATTTTAACGCGGCAGGCTTTATAAAAGGTGCGCTCATAGGCGGCGTCGTGGCATACGTGCTAACAAACGAAAACGCGCAAAAAGCGCTATTTTCAGCTATCGCGAAGGGATCAAATTTGCTTCAAGCAGGATTTGAAGAACTAAAAGAGCGATTTGAAGATGTAAAGGCCGAAATTGACTCCCAAAAATAA
- a CDS encoding aminotransferase → MNEELKQAANAVFLLESQGVKFYENVCKKDEIFDQILAVRRSGLELLKSYADPADPQVFCALACEDLDACFIKALNYELELNAFYENLTDNISDENFKDVCFRLWATSNNEYIPALKAKLAQILAAQFQGADNASQEEQAQTAQNPSDNILNAFESDSFKQISQTLERISSGQGSKEDAITLLNNPNFSFFGGLALGGLASMMLSKNLDKNKDKE, encoded by the coding sequence ATGAACGAGGAGCTAAAGCAAGCCGCAAATGCGGTGTTTTTACTAGAGTCGCAGGGAGTAAAATTTTACGAAAACGTCTGCAAAAAAGATGAAATTTTTGATCAAATTTTAGCGGTTAGGCGAAGCGGACTGGAGCTTTTAAAGTCCTACGCAGACCCCGCCGATCCGCAAGTTTTTTGCGCTTTAGCGTGCGAGGATCTTGACGCTTGCTTTATAAAAGCCCTAAACTACGAGCTTGAGCTAAACGCGTTTTATGAAAATTTGACCGACAACATAAGCGATGAAAACTTTAAAGACGTCTGCTTTAGGCTCTGGGCTACGTCAAATAACGAATACATCCCGGCTCTCAAAGCAAAACTGGCTCAAATTTTAGCCGCGCAGTTTCAAGGTGCGGATAACGCAAGCCAAGAGGAGCAGGCACAAACGGCTCAAAATCCGAGCGACAATATCTTAAACGCTTTTGAATCGGATAGCTTTAAGCAAATCAGCCAGACGCTAGAGCGTATAAGCTCGGGGCAAGGCAGCAAAGAGGACGCTATCACGCTTTTGAACAATCCGAATTTTTCATTTTTCGGCGGACTAGCGCTAGGCGGACTAGCCAGCATGATGCTAAGTAAAAATTTAGACAAAAATAAAGATAAAGAATAA